In a single window of the Silurus meridionalis isolate SWU-2019-XX chromosome 8, ASM1480568v1, whole genome shotgun sequence genome:
- the ganc gene encoding neutral alpha-glucosidase C isoform X4, whose protein sequence is MVTFNPEGRLCFETQFNLASPISCSHQGEENPSGVLKETFRQFEDIKAHGNSSVGIDLRLHGFSHIYGIPEHADSFQLKDTSGSEPYRLYNLDVFAYEINSRQGLYGSVPLLLAHKPDRTLGVFWLNASETLVDLQYGSTYSEQGEDGPPVKKSRVNPQTDMSWVSESGRIDCFILLGPSPAQVFSQYAQLTGYQALPPLFSLGYHQCRWNYLDEEDVKAVDAGFDLHNIPYDVIWLDIEHTEGKRYFTWDSKLFSNPVDMQLHLQRKKRKLVVISDPHIKADPDWPFFCAARDGGHFVKNKAGGVYHGSCWPGDSCYLDFSSPRTRSWYARQFSFDKYKGSTESLFVWIDMNEPSVFNGPEQTMPKDVVHCSGREHRELHNLYGFFQHMATAEGLITRSGGLERPFVLSRSFFAGSQRMGAIWTGDNVATWDYLKISIPMLLSLSVTGIQFCGADVGGFVQDPDPELLVRWYQAGALQPFYRGHSAKQTKRREPWLFGNTVTSAVRSAIKQRYCLLPYWYTLFHLAHTSALPPMRPLWVEFPREIETFTVENQYMIGSALLACPVTDPGVTEVKILLPGSDELWYDVSNGEVHRGGKTLTLPVTLETVPVLQRGGTIVTRRTGCGSCTADLQQHPFTLTIALDSKGKAEGLLYEDDGHSFSYRDKKQYCLRKFSMQSGRLMSSSADEESLFISGGKLESVVILGQKSMQRKPTLTSASGNTTISFQMEPKQALLKLTGLDLKIDTDWEIII, encoded by the exons CCCAATCTCATGTTCACACCAG GGTGAAGAAAATCCTTCAGGGGTGTTGAAGGAGACCTTCAGACAGTTTGAAGACATCAAAGCACATG gCAACAGTTCAGTGGGTATTGACCTTAGGCTGCATGGTTTCAGCCATATTTATGGCATTCCAGAGCATGCTGATTCTTTCCAGTTGAAAGACACCAG TGGCAGTGAGCCATATCGATTGTACAACCTGGATGTGTTTGCCTATGAGATCAACAGCAGACAGGGGCTTTATGGTTCAGTTCCTCTTCTGCTAGCTCACAAACCAGACAGGACGCTGGGGGTGTTCTGGCTTAATGCCTCTGAAACTCTTGTTGATCTGCAGTATGGCTCAACCTATTCAGAG CAGGGAGAGGATGGCCCACCGGTGAAGAAGAGCAGGGTAAATCCTCAAACTGATATGAGCTGGGTTTCAGAGAGTGGACGAATTGATTGTTTTATACTTCTTGGACCTTCACCTGCCCAAGTGTTTTCACAGTATGCACAACTTACAG GGTATCAAGCATTGCCACCTTTGTTTTCGCTGGGATATCACCAGTGTCGCTGGAACTACTTGGATGAAGAGGACGTGAAAGCTGTGGATGCTGGCTTCGACCTCCATAACATCCCTTATGATGTAATCTGGCTGGACATAGAACACACTGAAGGGAAGCGTTATTTCACCTGGGACTCCAAACTGTTTTCTAACCCGGTGGACATGCAGCTCCATctgcagagaaagaaaaggaag ttGGTGGTTATCAGTGACCCTCATATCAAGGCTGACCCTGACTGGCCTTTTTTCTGTGCAGCCAGAGATGGAGGACATTTTGTAAAGAACAAAGCTGGTGGTGTTTATCATGGATCATGCTGGCCAG GTGATTCCTGCTATTTGGATTTCAGTAGCCCAAGGACAAGGTCGTGGTATGCCAGGCAGTTTTCATTTGACAAATATAAA GGGTCTACAGAGTCCTTGTTTGTGTGGATTGACATGAACGAGCCCTCTGTCTTTAATGGACCAGAGCAGACAATGCCTAAAGACGTGGTTCATTGTTCAGGCAGGGAACACAGGGAATTACACAACCTGTATGGCTTCTTCCAG CATATGGCTACTGCTGAGGGTTTGATAACTCGATCTGGTGGCTTGGAGAGACCATTTGTTCTTTCACGTTCCTTCTTTGCAGGGTCTCAGAGAATGG GTGCAATATGGACAGGGGACAATGTTGCTACCTGGGACTATCTGAAGATCTCAATCCCTATGCTGTTGTCACTAAGTGTCACTGGAATTCAGTTTTGTGGGG CTGATGTAGGAGGCTTTGTACAGGATCCTGACCCTGAGTTGCTGGTGCGCTGGTACCAGGCAGGGGCGCTACAACCCTTCTATAGAGGCCACTCAGCTAAACAGACCAAACGGCGTGAGCCATGGCTGTTTGGAAACACAGTCACTTCAGCAGTACGATCGGCAATTAAGCAGAGATACTGCCTCCTGCCTTATTGGTACACTCTCTTTCACCTAGCCCATACCTCAGCACTGCCCCCAATGAG ACCACTGTGGGTGGAGTTCCCAAGGGAGATAGAAACCTTCACTGTGGAAAACCAGTACATGATTG GCAGTGCACTCCTGGCTTGTCCTGTGACTGACCCTGGAGTCACAGAGGTCAAGATTTTACTGCCAGGTTCAGATGAG CTGTGGTATGATGTCAGTAACGGTGAGGTGCACAGAGGAGGCAAGACCCTGACACTTCCTGTGACTCTGGAGACA GTGCCTGTGCTCCAGCGTGGAGGAACCATCGTGACCAGAAGAACAGGCTGTGGTTCCTGCACtgctgatctccaacaacatcCCTTCACTCTCACTATAGCTTTGGATTCGAAG GGTAAAGCTGAAGGTCTGCTGTATGAGGATGATGGACACTCCTTCAGCTATAGGGACAAAAAGCAGTACTGTTTGCGTAAATTCTCTATGCAGTCTGGCAGACTCATGAGCAG CAGTGCAGATGAAGAATCGCTCTTTATCTCGGGTGGCAAACTCGAGTCAGTGGTGATTCTGGGTCAGAAGAGTATGCAAAGGAAACCAACACTAACATCAG CTTCTGGGAATACCACAATCTCATTTCAGATGGAACCAAAACAAGCTCTTCTGAAGCTGACTGGATTGGACCTGAAAATAGACACAGATTGGGAAATCATAATATAA
- the capn3a gene encoding calpain-3, whose amino-acid sequence MPYTPSGFFCDRLIRERERRDGEGSVNKPLQFSGQDFNSLKLDCLQKKVLFEDKTFPATVESLGYKELGHKSNKVKNIVWKRPKDICDNPQFIIGGASRTDICQGDLGDCWLLAAIACLTLNDKLLYRVVPQDQSFSDNYAGIFHFQFWRYGDWVDVVVDDRIPTLNDQLVFTKSAERNEFWSVLLEKAYAKLHGSYEALKGGNTAEGMEDFTGGVTEFYEIKEAPKELYKIMKKALERGSLMGCSIDSLVPARLETRTVTGLVKGHAYSVTAVDECKQSIQKESKVRLVRLRNPWGQVEWNGPWSDNSKEWATISKEEKEKLHQQSAEDGEFWMSYNDFMKNYTKIEICNLTPDALDDDKLHKWTVSVNEGCWVKGCSAGGCRNYSDTFWTNPQYRLRLFEEDDETDNSEAACSFVVALMQKNRRKDRKLGANLFTIGFSIYEVPKEMHGNKQHMQKEFFLLNSSKARSKAYINLREVTQRFKLSPGEYVIVPSTYEPHQEGEFLLRVFSEKKNVSEEIENRIEADHPAPAPASAGDETEEDQQFRTIFEKITGDEMEISASELRNVLNSVLAHHKDMGKEGFSLESCRSMIAFMDMDGTGRLHLQEFRQLWNKIKQWQEIFKHYEAEQTGFISSYEMRNAINDAGFRLNNPLYNIITMRYANKNMNIDFDSFVCCLVRLETMFRAFQAFDQDGDGTIRLSVLEWLQLTLYA is encoded by the exons ATGCCCTACACACCCTCAGGCTTTTTTTGTGACCGGCTAATccgggaaagagagagaagggatgGAGAAGGATCTGTAAACAAACCTCTTCAATTCAGTGGTCAGGACTTTAACAGTCTGAAATTGGATTGTCTTCAGAAAAAGGTGCTATTTGAGGATAAGACCTTTCCAGCCACTGTGGAGTCCCTGGGTTACAAGGAACTGGGCCACAAGTCCAACAAGGTCAAGAACATTGTCTGGAAAAGACCCAAG GATATCTGTGATAATCCACAGTTCATTATTGGAGGTGCCAGCAGAACGGACATCTGTCAGGGAGACTTGG GAGACTGCTGGCTGCTTGCTGCCATTGCTTGTCTTACTCTGAATGATAAGCTGCTGTATCGGGTTGTTCCTCAAGATCAGAGTTTCTCTGACAATTATGCAGGAATATTTCATTTTCAG TTCTGGCGTTATGGTGACTGGGTCGATGTTGTGGTTGATGATCGCATCCCTACCCTCAATGACCAGCTTGTGTTTACTAAGTCTGCTGAGAGGAATGAGTTCTGGAGTGTTCTACTTGAGAAAGCATATGCCAA ACTGCACGGTTCTTACGAGGCTCTGAAAGGTGGCAACACTGCCGAGGGGATGGAAGACTTCACCGGAGGAGTTACCGAGTTCTATGAAATAAAAGAGGCACCCAAGGAACTTTACAAAATCATGAAAAAGGCCTTGGAGAGAGGATCCCTCATGGGTTGTTCTATTGAT tCCTTGGTCCCAGCCCGCCTTGAGACTCGCACTGTGACTGGGCTAGTGAAAGGTCATGCCTATTCTGTAACTGCTGTGGATGAG TGTAAACAGAGCATACAGAAAGAATCTAAAGTCCGTCTGGTGCGTCTCCGTAATCCATGGGGCCAAGTGGAGTGGAACGGACCTTGGAGTGATAA TTCAAAGGAGTGGGCTACCATTTctaaggaagagaaagaaaaattgcatCAACAGAGTGCAGAAGATGGAGAGTTCTG gATGTCCTATAATGATTTCATGAAGAACTACACCAAGATAGAAATTTGTAACCTGACCCCTGATGCTTTGGATGATGATAAGCTCCACAAGTGGACAGTGTCTGTGAATGAGGGCTGCTGGGTAAAAGGCTGCTCTGCTGGAGGCTGCAGGAATTATTCAG ACACCTTTTGGACAAACCCACAATATCGCCTTCGCCTCTTTGAGGAGGATGATGAAACGGACAACAGTGAGGCCGCCTGCTCCTTTGTTGTGGCTCTTATGcagaaaaatagaagaaaagatCGCAAACTTGGTGCTAATTTATTTACTATTGGATTTTCCATCTATGAG GTGCCAAAGGAG ATGCATGGTAACAAGCAGCACATGCAGAAGGAATTCTTCCTGCTGAACTCGTCCAAGGCTCGCAGCAAAGCCTACATTAACTTGCGGGAGGTGACTCAACGCTTCAAGCTGAGCCCTGGGGAATATGTCATAGTGCCTTCCACCTATGAGCCCCATCAGGAAGGCGAGTTTCTCCTCCGTGTCTTCTCTGAGAAGAAGAATGTGTCTGA GGAAATAGAGAACAGGATCGAAGCTGACCATCCAGCT CCGGCTCCAGCCTCAGCAGGGGATGAGACTGAGGAGGACCAGCAGTTCCGCACCATTTTTGAGAAGATCACTGGGGAT GAAATGGAGATCTCAGCCAGTGAGCTGAGAAATGTCCTGAACAGCGTGTTGGCTCAtc ACAAAGACATGGGAAAAGAGGGTTTTAGTCTAGAGAGCTGCCGTAGTATGATAGCCTTCATGGAT ATGGATGGAACAGGCAGACTTCATCTGCAGGAGTTTAGACAGTTGTGGAATAAGATTAAGCAGTGGCAG gaaaTCTTTAAGCATTATGAAGCTGAGCAGACTGGTTTTATCAGCAGCTATGAGATGAGGAATGCCATCAATGATGCAG GGTTCCGTCTCAACAACCCGCTGTACAACATTATCACAATGCGTTACGCCAACAAGAACATGAACATCGACTTTGACAGCTTCGTCTGCTGTCTTGTGCGTTTGGAGACGATGTTCA GAGCTTTCCAGGCCTTTGATCAGGATGGAGACGGCACCATCCGGCTGTCCGTACTGGAG TGGCTCCAGTTGACCCTGTATGCCTAA
- the znf106a gene encoding LOW QUALITY PROTEIN: zinc finger protein 106 (The sequence of the model RefSeq protein was modified relative to this genomic sequence to represent the inferred CDS: deleted 2 bases in 1 codon), whose protein sequence is MGKTQTCILCEIVYNSKQEMNEHMRSMLHHRELENLKGRDCGHECRACGVTVVSLTEYADHISSSKHKQRVEAHDHQISKTDQDEDYFDKEMVELIEKRKEFIRQEEAALKRAREEQATMRKWKDMKDQWHDPRKWHQQQGGSWGPRFSNFSLSSRIGLNANLQEPRRGPEFDRDNWNKRQIRSATWHAEGPPDLQRWQSLDGRGGSLHSRGNYWGAGPGTYVNCFPQQRNQLPWSNREGNRGNFERQNDLHWQPFKGNHCTAPSRTHHNQKPHHSTEAQKKCNKRQDGAGENDPGKGKGRPDKAHRWAPYPPGLLGEPSAQSDMQPGSDKVNSDSSEHSNKRRLNASTQSLVGQSQTDLESSLLESSKAKQEYEKDHSKQSTCPNKKIKNSGKMQRRTSSPSSTLPFLNQRIERSTKQCEKKATANTDSVTNLSRTSSQDSVNSKASKLSHARSKSALSVSIDQEQEDLISEMLCKAKENLLCKQISVKNPATEDDLRGQLHIQEDKLIGGSKLSRAKEHCNNKRKSDENHDRRKEEENNGRSEEWQSLEKTETVVQSGCSTKDNNLLSLQSLQVSTSTMDREDEEECAEREDLVRDQEIQAMDEGIMSDSEGSRTSHSFTTTGCSVPSLKKLALPASFKRDLNRHISSKVKGVAHEPNLNIARRFRNVSGTRETEKDIGLKPTLRQLISSSASRRNVNWDQVYQEVHRKKQEQGKGLPRFGIEMVPNEPEGAGHMEDDDVPLYEGFHWDSVADGSPGSAFPRKRSMSESSVVTHGTTASSSFLRAADPASDMNLADSAVQAVHSPMEEDCADQRDSKAIAQAREHMKEMEVQKPVQDLEAVDGESCMSSTELNGGKKRRAVGDVASPEIHNSERKNKRIKIKPKKECSQLDELLAVSLREEELNSSLQSVDNSLIQARSALQSAYMEVQRLLMLKQQVTTEMSTLRTKRIEILQGLQGVSDSSLRTNYTDENLTPAPILPLPSLALPEHIDKPTNPPMAPSILSPSPACSPPRFAIKQERLSPVTVTPAQEPTDNPLSGPHSTTPEQSAAVSTETGVEFNGFDANLQCNLNVKLCQENKKCAEDHNLQLSPVPQAHHASQEYTLDPQPSPNSVNPSLNQVSLKVSPPRNSPEAKAGKRVRKLKKKRVLRNAQGSKQPEISDSELDASQPTRPVRKLRHRRRTSGSCSSPPAAAIEKEEAMELTASPDPQETKGPTQALRKKPQDTESSELEIVELPPSLPTLVVNLDSSDAEEKESSLSRVSKESVTEVTQSQNLACNEVTSTSEIDTTSVITSCGSSKNVTLTVMKESKASSEASSDACEEVMPTEGSFEGHQEAVNGMLVHNGLLYTCSGDRTIRSFNLMSRKCVAVYDGHSSKVNCLVVSSGPGLPLRLYSGSSDQTIRCYNIKTRECMQQLNLPHRVLCLHNRWKVLYAGLANGSVVTFSLKNNKQLDVFECHGPRAVSCLATAQEGARRVLLVGSYDATISVRDSKSGLLLRTLEGHTKTVLCMKVVNDLVFSGSSDQSVHAHNIHTGELVRIYKGHSHAVTVVAILGKVMVTACLDKLVRVYELQSHDRLQVYGGHSDMVMCMIIHKSMIYTGCYNGSVQAVRLNLMQNYRCWWHGCSLVFGVMEHLQQHLLNDHTSHSQQTLKCRWRNCDSFFNSRNGFKQAVQAHMQKHAEEDSKLES, encoded by the exons ATGgggaaaacccaaacctgcatTTTGTGTGAAATTGTCTACAACTCCAAACAG GAGATGAATGAGCACATGAGAAGTATGCTGCATCATCGGGAGTTGGAGAATCTTAAAGGCCG GGACTGCGGGCATGAGTGCCGGGCATGTGGAGTAACTGTTGTAAGCCTGACGGAGTATGCAGATCACATCTCCAGCTCCAAGCACAAGCAACGTGTTGAAGCCCATGACCACCAGATATCGAAAACGGACCAGGACGAGGACTACTTTGACAAAGAGATGGTAGAGCTCATCGAAAAACGAAAAGAATTCATCAG ACAAGAGGAAGCTGCTTTGAAGAGGGCTAGAGAGGAACAGGCGACCATGAGAAAGTGGAAAGATATGAAGGACCAGTGGCATGATCCCAGAAAATGGCACCAACAGCAAGGTGGTTCTTGGGGCCCTCGATTTTCCAACTTTTCCTTGTCATCCAGAATTGGGTTAAATGCCAACTTGCAAGAACCACGTAGGGGCCCAGAGTTTGATCGTGACAACTGGAACAAACGGCAGATTAGGAGTGCCACTTGGCATGCTGAAGGGCCACCTGACTTGCAGAGATGGCAATCCTTAGATGGACGAGGTGGTAGCTTGCATAGCAGGGGAAACTATTGGGGGGCTGGACCAGGCACCTATGTAAATTGCTTCCCACAACAGAGAAACCAGTTACCCTGGTCTAACAGAGAAGGCAATAGAGGTAACTTTGAAAGACAAAACGACTTGCATTGGCAACCCTTCAAAGGTAATCATTGCACTGCACCATCTAGGACACATCACAACCAGAAACCACATCATAGTACAGAAGCCCAGAAGAAGTGCAACAAAAGACAGGATGGTGCTGGAGAAAATGATCCTGGAAAGGGCAAGGGAAGGCCAGACAAGGCCCACCGTTGGGCACCATATCCTCCAGGTTTGCTTGGAGAGCCTTCAGCTCAAAGTGATATGCAGCCTGGATCAGATAAGGTGAATTCTGACTCCTCTGAACATAGTAACAAAAGAAGATTAAATGCCAGCACTCAAAGCTTGGTGGGGCAGTCACAAACAGACCTTGAAAGCAGCCTCCTTGAATCCTCTAAGGCCAAGCAAGAATATGAGAAAGATCACAGTAAGCAAAGCACCTGTCCtaataagaaaattaaaaacagtGGAAAAATGCAGAGACGTACATCTTCACCCTCTTCTACATTGCCTTTTCTTAATCAGAGGATTGAGAGATCCACCAAGCAGTGTGAAAAAAAGGCCACTGCTAACACTGATTCAGTGACTAATCTCAGTCGAACATCAAGTCAAGATTCTGTTAACTCTAAAGCTTCAAAGCTTTCTCATGCACGTTCCAAGTCCGCTCTAAGTGTTTCCATCGATCAAGAGCAAGAAGATCTGATTTCTGAAATGCTGTGCAAGGCAAAGGAGAACCTTTTGTGTAAGCAAATCTCAGTAAAAAACCCTGCCACAGAGGATGACCTCAGAGGTCAGCTGCATATCCAAGAGGACAAGTTGATAGGAGGTTCAAAGCTGAGCAGGGCTAAAGAACACTGTAACAATAAGAGGAAATCAGATGAGAACCACGACCGAAGGAAAGAAGAGGAGAACAATGGAAGAAGCGAAGAATGGCAGTCCCTTGAAAAAACTGAAACTGTTGTGCAATCAGGCTGCTCAACAAAAGACAACAATCTGCTGTCTCTGCAATCGCTGCAGGTCAGCACTTCCACCATGGACCGGGAAGATGAGGAAGAATGTGCAGAAAGGGAAGATCTCGTCAGAGATCAGGAAATACAAGCTATGGATGAAGGCATTATGTCTGACAGCGAGGGCAGTCGCACCAGCCACTCCTTTACCACAACTGGTTGCTCAGTGCCATCCTTGAAAAAGCTGGCCCTTCCTGCTAGTTTCAAGCGGGACCTGAACCGCCATATTAGCAGTAAAGTCAAAGGAGTAGCCCATGAGCCCAACCTCAACATTGCACGCCGTTTCAGAAATGTAAGTGGCACACGTGAGACTGAGAAGGACATTGGACTTAAACCCACCCTACGTCAGCTCATTAGCTCCTCTGCCTCAAGAAGAAATGTGAATTGGGACCAGGTATATCAAGAGGTCCATCGCAAAAAACAGGAGCAGGGCAAGGGTTTGCCAAG GTTTGGAATAGAGATGGTGCCCAATGAGCCTGAGGGTGCAGGCCACATGGAAGATGATGATGTTCCTCTCTATGAAGGCTTCCATTGGGACTCTGTAGCCGATGGCAGCCCAGGATCTGCATTTCCACGCAAACGCAGCATGTCAGAAAGCAGTGTGGTCACCCATGGCACCACAGCCTCCAGTTCATTCCTCAGAGCTGCAGATCCGGCTTCTGACATGAACTTAGCAGACAGTGCCGTTCAGGCTGTTCACTCACCCATGGAGGAGGATTGTGCTGATCAAAGGGATAGTAAGGCCATAGCCCAGGCCAGAGAACACATGAAGGAAATGGAAGTACAAAAGCCTGTCCAGGACCTGGAGGCTGTGGATGGGGAAAGTTGCATGTCAAGTACTGAGCTGAATGGTGGGAAGAAACGCAGAGCTGTGGGG gATGTGGCATCTCCAGAAATTCATAATTCAGAGAGGAAAAATAAGAGGATAAAAATCAAGCCTAAGAAAG AATGCTCTCAGTTGGATGAGTTATTGGCTGTTTCTTTGCGAGAGGAGGAACTGAACAGCTCTCTGCAGTCAGTGGATAATAGTTTGATCCAGGCTCGGTCAGCCCTGCAGTCTGCCTACATGGAAGTGCAGCGTCTGCTGATGCTCAAACAGCAG GTAACCACAGAAATGAGTACGCTGAGGACCAAACGTATAGAAATTTTACAAGGCTTACAAG GAGTTTCTGATTCTTCACTAAGAACAAATTACACTGATGAGAACCTGACCCCGGCACCAATTCTTCCATTGCCCTCTTTGGCCCTGCCTGAACATATTGATAAGCCCACTAATCCACCTATGGCTCCCTCCATTCTCTCACCATCACCTGCCTGTAGCCCGCCTCGTTTTGCAATCAAACAGGAGCGTTTGTCGCCTGTGACCGTCACACCGGCACAAGAGCCTACAGACAACCCACTTTCTGGCCCTCACAGTACCACACCAGAACAATCAGCTGCTGTCTCCACTGAGACTGGTGTTGAGTTCAACGGTTTCG ATGCCAATTTACAGTGCAACCTTAATGTAAAACTGTGTCAGGAGAATAAGAAATGTGCGGAGGATCATAATTTACAGCTGTCTCCTGTTCCCCAAGCTCATCATGCCTCTCAGGAGTATACTTTAGACCCTCAACCCTCCCCGAACTCCGTTAACCCATCACTTAACCAAGTCTCTCTCAAAGTCTCTCCACCACGCAACAGCCCAGAAGCTAAGGCTGGAAAACGTGTAAGAAAGCTGAAAAAGAAGAGGGTCCTAAGGAATGCCCAGGGAAGCAAGCAGCCTGAGATCAGTGACTCTGAGCTAGATGCAAGCCAACCGACCCGGCCTGTTCGCAAGCTGCGACATCGTAGACGCACTAGTGGCTCCTGTTCCTCTCCCCCTGCTGCTGCAATAGAAAAAGAGGAGGCCATGGAGCTAACAGCTTCACCAGATCCTCAAGAGACAAAGGGACCAACTCAGGCTCTG AGAAAGAAACCTCAGGACACTGAATCCTCAGAGCTGGAGATAGTGGAGCTCCCACCATCTTTACCTACATTAGTGGTTAATTTGGACTCCTCTGATGccgaagagaaagaaagcagcCTTTCTCGAGTCTCCAAAGAGTCTGTTACTGAGGTGACACAAAGCCAGAACCTTGCATGCAATGAAGTTACCTCCACCAGTGAAATTGACACCACGAGTGTCATCACAAGCTGTGGAAG tTCAAAAAATGTGACTCTGACAGTTATGAAGGAGTCCAAAGCATCTTCTG AAGCATCGTCAGATGCATGTGAAGAGGTGATGCCGACTGAGGGCTCATTTGAAGGCCATCAGGAGGCAGTAAACGGAATGCTGGTTCATAATGGCCTGCTGTATACTTGCTCAGGAGACCGCACTATACGATCCTTCAACTTGATG AGTCGTAAATGTGTGGCAGTGTATGATGGACACAGCAGTAAGGTGAACTGTCTGGTCGTGTCATCTGGACCTGGTTTGCCACTACGACTCTATTCTGGATCTAGCGACCAAACCATTCGCTGCTATAACATCAAG ACCCGAGAGTGTATGCAGCAGCTTAACCTCCCTCACCGTGTGCTTTGTCTCCATAACCGTTGGAAAGTGCTTTATGCTGGACTGGCCAATGGCTCAGTGGTCACCTTTAGCCTCAAG AATAATAAGCAGCTAGATGTGTTTGAGTGCCACGGGCCACGGGCGGTGAGCTGCTTGGCTACGGCACAGGAGGGAGCACGGCGCGTGTTACTCGTTGGCTCTTATGACGCCACCATCAGTGTAAGAGACTCCAAAAGTGGCCTGCTGCTGCGTACCCTGGAGGGGCACACTAAAACAGTCCTCTGTATGAAG GTGGTGAATGATCTAGTCTTCAGTGGATCCAGTGACCAGTCTGTGCATGCACACAATATACAC ACAGGGGAGCTTGTGAGGATCTATAAGGGCCATAGTCACGCTGTCACTGTAGTGGCCATACTGGGGAAAGTGATGGTCACCGCATGTTTGGACAAGCTGGTCCGTGTGTATGAGCTACAG TCTCACGACAGGTTACAGGTCTATGGAGGACATTCAGACATGGTGATGTGTATGATCATTCATAAAAGTATG ATCTACACAGGTTGTTATAATGGGAGTGTACAGGCTGTCCGGCTAAACCTGATGCAGAACTACCGCTGCTGG TGGCATGGATGCTCACTGGTTTTTGGTGTAATGGAGCACCTGCAGCAGCACCTGTTGAATGATCACACCAGCCACAGTCAGCAGACACTGAAGTGCCGCTGGAGGAACTGTGACTCCTTCTTCAACTCCCGCAACGGCTTCAAACAG GCTGTGCAAGCTCACATGCAGAAACATGCAGAGGAGGACAGTAAATTGGAGTCCTAA